Proteins from a genomic interval of Nostoc sp. TCL240-02:
- the efeB gene encoding iron uptake transporter deferrochelatase/peroxidase subunit encodes MSSTVKKPDLHITPRISRRDLLIGMAAAGGVAALTTLSFRTFFANTEDTTQERQLFFGIHQAGIITPTPASALIVSFDVLAKTKEDLVRLFKTLTERIEFLMVGGNAKTVDPKLPPNDSGVLGTKVFPDNLTVTVAVGASLFDNRYSLSNLKPKHLTTMTSFPNDALDANLCHGDLLLQFCSNTAETNIHGLRDIIKNFPDLLSLRWKMEGFLPPHTIKKLGKDTVRNLLGFKDGTANLDVSNSGLMNRVVWVQPNTNEPAWTTGGTYQVVRVIRNFVERWDRTPLQEQQTIIGRDKDIGAPLGMKNEHDIPKYEQDSKGKRIPLNAHIRLANPRQSELGLILRRGFNYSRGYDKSGQLDMGLLFVCFQSNLEKGFITVQERLNGEPLEEYIKPMGGGYFFTLPGVLTKGGYLGQSLLEAGIA; translated from the coding sequence ATGTCATCAACCGTAAAAAAACCAGATTTACATATCACCCCTCGCATTAGTCGTCGCGATCTGTTAATTGGCATGGCAGCAGCCGGGGGGGTCGCAGCTTTAACTACACTTAGTTTTCGCACGTTTTTTGCAAACACCGAAGATACCACCCAAGAAAGACAACTTTTCTTTGGCATTCATCAAGCGGGTATTATCACACCCACACCTGCTTCGGCTTTAATTGTTAGCTTCGATGTTTTAGCCAAAACCAAAGAGGATTTAGTCAGACTATTTAAAACTCTGACCGAACGAATTGAATTTTTGATGGTTGGAGGAAATGCCAAAACTGTAGATCCGAAACTTCCACCTAACGACTCTGGTGTTTTAGGTACGAAAGTCTTTCCTGATAACCTCACTGTTACAGTAGCAGTAGGAGCATCACTATTTGATAATCGCTATAGTTTAAGCAATCTTAAACCGAAGCATTTAACAACTATGACTAGCTTTCCTAATGATGCTTTGGATGCTAATTTGTGTCATGGAGATTTACTGCTTCAGTTTTGTTCCAATACAGCAGAAACTAATATTCATGGACTACGTGATATTATCAAAAATTTTCCAGATTTACTGAGTTTACGCTGGAAAATGGAAGGATTTTTACCGCCCCACACTATCAAAAAACTTGGCAAAGATACAGTACGTAATTTGTTGGGCTTCAAAGATGGTACAGCAAATCTGGATGTTAGCAACAGTGGCTTAATGAATAGAGTTGTTTGGGTACAACCAAACACTAATGAACCCGCTTGGACTACTGGTGGGACATATCAAGTCGTGCGGGTAATTCGTAACTTTGTTGAACGTTGGGACAGAACACCTTTGCAAGAACAACAGACAATTATTGGGCGTGATAAGGATATTGGCGCACCTTTAGGAATGAAAAACGAGCATGATATTCCCAAGTATGAACAAGATTCCAAAGGTAAACGAATTCCTTTAAATGCTCATATTCGTCTTGCCAATCCTCGTCAATCAGAATTGGGTTTAATACTGCGTCGCGGCTTCAACTACTCACGAGGATATGACAAATCTGGACAGTTGGATATGGGATTGCTGTTTGTTTGTTTTCAGTCAAATTTGGAGAAGGGTTTTATTACAGTACAGGAACGCTTAAATGGAGAACCTTTAGAAGAGTATATCAAGCCTATGGGTGGAGGATATTTCTTTACGTTACCAGGAGTTTTGACAAAGGGTGGTTATCTTGGTCAATCTTTATTAGAAGCAGGTATAGCTTAG
- the efeO gene encoding iron uptake system protein EfeO: protein MKSQINYSFKWMYLPAIACLIALTATACNSNKASEQSNNSSQAQTVSNTDTKTIPETAVTVTDKGCEPTQLTVTAGKNSFVISNKSSQSLEWEILSGVKVIGERENIAPGFVQKLKEQLEPGEYEMTCGLRSNSKGKLTVKVADNATQASTTVDQNKLIGAIAEYKVYVTKETDQLVDKTKTFTDAVIAGDLAKAQKLYAPARVHYERSEPIAELFSDLDGSMDTRPDDFEKKEADPKFIGFHRLEKALFQDKTTKGMKPIAEKLRNDSLELQKRISTLTIEPKNMVGGAAALIEEVAKTKISGEEDRYSGTDLWDFNSNVEGSQKIVELLRPQIQKNNPELLKRVDDNFTQVNQGLAKYKAPEGGFVTYDKLTEADKKDLKAAITVLAEDLSKLRGTLGVD from the coding sequence ATGAAAAGTCAAATTAATTATAGTTTTAAGTGGATGTATTTGCCTGCGATCGCTTGTCTAATTGCCTTAACAGCAACGGCGTGTAACTCCAACAAAGCCAGCGAACAGAGCAATAACTCTTCTCAAGCACAAACTGTCAGCAACACAGATACCAAAACCATTCCTGAAACTGCGGTGACAGTCACAGATAAAGGTTGTGAACCCACTCAACTCACAGTTACAGCAGGTAAAAACTCTTTTGTGATTAGCAACAAAAGTAGCCAATCGTTAGAGTGGGAAATTTTATCTGGCGTGAAAGTTATTGGTGAGCGAGAAAATATTGCACCTGGGTTTGTCCAAAAACTCAAAGAACAGTTAGAACCAGGCGAATATGAAATGACTTGCGGCTTACGCAGTAACTCCAAAGGTAAACTGACAGTCAAGGTTGCAGACAATGCCACTCAAGCAAGTACCACAGTTGATCAAAACAAGCTAATTGGGGCGATCGCCGAGTACAAAGTCTATGTCACCAAAGAAACCGACCAATTGGTAGACAAAACCAAAACCTTTACTGATGCAGTAATTGCAGGCGATCTTGCCAAAGCCCAGAAACTATACGCACCCGCTCGCGTCCACTATGAACGGTCTGAACCAATTGCCGAACTCTTCTCCGACCTTGATGGTAGTATGGATACCCGTCCTGATGACTTTGAAAAGAAAGAAGCCGACCCCAAATTTATAGGCTTTCATCGTCTAGAAAAGGCACTATTCCAAGATAAAACTACCAAAGGCATGAAGCCCATTGCTGAAAAGTTGAGAAACGATTCCCTAGAGTTACAAAAACGCATCTCTACACTAACTATTGAGCCGAAGAATATGGTTGGTGGTGCTGCTGCTTTGATTGAAGAAGTTGCTAAAACCAAGATTTCTGGAGAAGAAGACCGTTACAGTGGTACTGATTTGTGGGATTTTAACTCTAATGTTGAAGGTTCTCAAAAGATAGTTGAATTGTTGCGTCCCCAGATCCAAAAAAACAACCCAGAATTACTTAAACGTGTGGATGATAATTTTACCCAGGTAAATCAGGGATTGGCGAAATACAAAGCTCCCGAAGGTGGCTTTGTTACTTATGACAAACTGACTGAAGCCGACAAAAAAGACTTAAAAGCAGCAATTACCGTCCTTGCTGAAGACCTCTCTAAACTGCGGGGAACTCTTGGCGTTGATTAA
- the efeU gene encoding iron uptake transporter permease EfeU: MLATFLIMFREGVEAALIVGIIASYLKQTGRTHLMKAVWIGIILATVLCLALAIILQATSGDFPQQEQELFAGAISVIAVGVLTWMVFWMRRAARSIKGELHSQIETAISQGDQWGLALVGMSFFAVLREGLETVVFLLASFQQNLGFGVPLGAVLGYLAAIAVGVGIYQGGVRINLRRFFKWTGAFIVVVAAGLFAGAIRAFHEAGIWNSLQTIVFDASQILPTHGVVGSVLAGIFGYNDAPTIGEAIAYFGYLIPTMVLFFSGSKATQKTAATRVR; encoded by the coding sequence ATGCTTGCAACCTTTCTAATTATGTTTCGGGAAGGGGTGGAAGCGGCTTTGATTGTTGGTATTATTGCCAGTTACCTCAAGCAAACTGGACGTACTCATCTCATGAAAGCCGTCTGGATTGGAATCATCCTTGCCACTGTACTATGTTTGGCATTGGCAATAATTTTGCAAGCAACAAGCGGTGATTTTCCTCAACAAGAACAGGAACTATTTGCAGGTGCAATCTCAGTTATTGCAGTTGGGGTGCTTACCTGGATGGTTTTTTGGATGCGGCGTGCGGCGCGTTCGATTAAAGGTGAGTTGCACTCCCAAATTGAAACCGCAATTTCCCAAGGTGATCAATGGGGTTTGGCGTTGGTAGGGATGTCGTTCTTTGCCGTACTACGTGAAGGATTGGAAACAGTAGTGTTTCTGCTTGCTAGTTTTCAGCAGAACTTAGGGTTTGGCGTACCATTGGGTGCAGTATTGGGATACCTAGCAGCGATCGCAGTTGGAGTAGGAATTTATCAAGGTGGTGTTCGCATTAACCTCAGACGATTTTTTAAATGGACAGGAGCCTTTATTGTTGTGGTAGCTGCGGGACTTTTTGCAGGTGCAATCCGTGCTTTTCATGAAGCGGGAATTTGGAATTCACTACAAACAATCGTATTTGATGCTAGTCAAATTCTTCCTACACATGGAGTTGTCGGTTCAGTTTTAGCAGGTATTTTTGGCTATAACGATGCTCCTACTATAGGTGAAGCGATCGCCTATTTTGGCTATTTGATTCCCACAATGGTGCTGTTCTTTTCTGGAAGTAAGGCAACACAGAAGACTGCTGCAACCCGTGTGAGGTAA
- a CDS encoding zinc ribbon domain-containing protein gives MKVLLFSHRRCCTNCGLTVGLLRSLSQAEFRCKKCGFECHADYNAAVNIRADYLKLRAASIRLLWSAQKWEFELQAPSPCGWDI, from the coding sequence GTGAAAGTACTTCTCTTTTCCCATCGCAGATGCTGCACGAACTGCGGGCTGACTGTTGGACTACTTCGCAGCCTCTCTCAGGCTGAGTTTCGGTGTAAGAAGTGTGGATTTGAATGCCATGCTGATTACAACGCTGCGGTGAATATTCGTGCGGATTATCTCAAACTCAGGGCTGCGTCAATCCGCCTATTGTGGTCTGCTCAAAAATGGGAATTTGAATTACAAGCTCCATCCCCTTGTGGGTGGGATATTTGA